tgatgagtataattggatatgaatattgaatggtacccatgtaaggaaaattagcaatccctttggattatacaataataataataataataataataataataataataataatagaagaactaagttagatacaattaaagttttgattattaggggggaaatgttatgattttggtatattttatgatgaaggacgcttaaacaattatagtcaaatgaaaatggagatataatgatggtgacatgtataaatataagttaatatgaattatgtttgttgactgtggaagagatgcatgagtTTTTttggtaaccaactgatacactttctatagcgtgtaaagaaggatgctgtatttgttttaatttttttaaaaaaatattaaaaaagagtgTTTTTTAGTGTTTAGCTCTTTTTAAACTTGATGTTAACTGTCCAAATCTCTGGATTTGATGGACatagaaatatattaaataataataaaaaataaacagcttGTATTCTGAACCACATAGGACTGAACTTGAGAAAATACTATGAGAATAATAAGATACTTGTAGAATGACCAATCTTCTTAGGTAAAGAAAAGGATTTATCTTAGTTTTGGATGGCACTCAGTAAAAGAAAAGGACACAATGTCTTGATTCAGACACTGTACTAAACCAAATAAGGTTTGCTTACTCTGATACAGCATGTTATAAGAATCTAGTCAGAAATGGCTTGGTAAATGAGCCATAGTTAAAGAAACCAAAGAAACTCCCCCTTAATGGGTGAACTCAGAAACTTGTGCATGAgttaaggaaaaggaagggaagaaaaggaaagacaaaCCATCTTAGTAGGAATTCCTGTGAAAAAGAGTGTAGTGCATTGGAGCATTTAAGGTATTTTAATCTTAATGATGTGATGTGGCCTCAGAATGGTCATGGATGCCCATGCATCATCAGAATGTCCTtataaatgtatcttttcttagGGCATTATAACATTCATGCAACTCAGGAAAATACACATTTTAGTTAGGGTGGTATATCTGCCTCAGAACATCTTGTAATACTATGTGAATAGCTCTATAATTTAAATGTGTTATTTCCATGGAATCACACAATTACTCTGTGCACTCAGGAGGAGATGCAGTTTCTTTAAGGAGGCATTGACAAATACATCTATTTTGTATTCTGTCTTTGTGGCTCCGAATCTGAATTATGCCATATACCTATTAATCTTAATGTATTTCTTTAAGAGGTTGAAATGTGTTGCATATACTTAGTATATTAACAGTATGTAAGTGTATAAATTGTGTAGCAAGTACAAGTGCTGTATTCAACTAGTTGCAATGGTCAAAGAGGCTGTAGATCTCTTTCCTCTgatagtaaaaaaacaaaactggatTCAGGTATCTTAAGATAAAATATCCATTTGGTTTAAAATAAACACTTTTTCACTGTTAGATACAGATCAGTTTTCTCTAATGAAATTGAAGCAGAGAAATTAAAACGTAAacgtttttctttaataaaagaatattttactTTGCAAACCAAGAAATTATTTGTGAATCTCAGGGAAGAGATGTAGTTCTTTCAGACACAAGCATGGAAAAATACAATACTGTAAATGAGGTGGCATTATGCTTCATAACACTACTAAATCTTTATTGTCATGTagagtttatctatctatctatctatctatctatctatctatctatctatctatctatctatctatctatccatccatccatccatccatccatccatccatctatctatctatctatctatcatctgtataGACaccattaaacaaataaatagcttgttttatttattttgtttagcaAAATCAGTTTCTATGCTTTCTCAAAGTATATCTGAAAACTTACAGATATCAGCAAATGGAAATTTTATAAATTTAAACAAATTTTCaactcagtatttttttttcaaatagatCTTTTTTCAAATAGATCTGGAAGTACATAAGAAATTTGAGGACGTACTGGTGCCTGATTTGTCAAACAaactaaaggttttttttatgaaGCAGTTTTTATATTTAGCCATGCATGTTAAAATAGTATTGTTAGTACTGTATTAGAAGGTGGTTCTGATTATTTCTTCTGTTAATCAGGCGAGTAAAAGCAGGATAGCACTACCTAGTGTTTTTCAATTTCATCTAGTGTGGTAGAAAACTCATTTCCAAAATAACAACAACTGGATAATGTGCAAGCAATCATGTTATTAGTTCCAAGACTTTCAGGTTTCAGTGAGTCACTGGCCTCATGCCCCCAGATGAACCCAGAGCAAGAGCTGCAAGGTTACATGGGTCTTATATAGAATGTTGATCAAGGACAATTTGAGCAGGTGTTTACAGCAGCAGAAGACCTCAAATATAGAAAAAAAGGTTGTTCAATTTTTGTTTGTTGTTCAATTTTTCAAAAAAGTTGGacccaaagaaagaaaacagcattAAGAAAAGTTTTGATAGTTGAGCTGAGCCAAGATTTTAGTAGTTATTCCAACAAACTACCCTGCATTTACagtggaagagggaagagataagGAAATGGCAGCATTTATCCTTGAATCATGTGTCATTTCAAGGCATGAACTCTTACCAACAACTGCTGTgttgctgttttttcttctttcaggaaACCCAGCGTTTGCTGGCAGAACCTGTTCCTGGCATAAAGGCAGAACCAGATGAAAGCAATGCACGTTATTTTCATGTGGTCATTGCAGGGCCACAGGATTCCCCCTTTGAGGGTGGGACATTTAAACTTGAACTATTCCTTCCAGAAGAATATCCAATGGCAGCTCCGAAAGTACGTTTCATGACCAAAATTTATCATCCTAATGTAGACAAATTGGGAAGAATATGTTTAGATATTTTGAAAGGTAAGCATTTTGGAATCATTATTACAATGATAGCTTCTTTTAGCAGATTGTGAAGATATTCAGAAATTATTTCAGTGATTTCCCAAGTTGGGAGGTGTGGGAGAAAGAGTGTTTTTATTAGAAATGCTGTTGAGTACCCTCTCACTTGCTTCCTCAGATAAATGGTCTCCAGCTTTGCAGATCCGTACAGTTCTGCTATCAATCCAGGCTTTGTTAAGTGCACCCAACCCAGATGATCCACTAGCAAATGATGTAGCTGAGCAGTGGAAGACCAATGAAGTCCAAGCCATAGAAACAGGTGTTGTATCTTCATTCTAGGCCTAGTACCTCTCTTCaagatacctacctacctatctacctacctacctaccaccaccatccccctttctctttctgatGTGGGTGATTTGAAGAAAATATGGCCCTAGCCTGTGTTTCACattgcttttcttttgcttttgctttataAACATTTTTAGATTATAGATATGCATGCAAGCAGTTAACTTTTTTAAATGAAGGACTAATATCTGATTAAGCATAATTTCTACCTACCGTACCCTCCATTGCTGAAGTTTACTTTCCAGCTAGTTTGTTAAGGTTACTTGAATAAGCATATTGTGTATACCAGAAAAAAAACATTAGATAAATTATTCTTCCAAATGGTATGCTTTTGTTCACAAATGAGACACACTGATCACTACTAATTATGATAAATACTGCATAACAGATAGTAGTTAtcacatgagccgaggtggcgcagtggttaaatgcagcactgcaggctacttcagctgactgcagttctgcagtttggctgttcaaatctcaccggctcagggttgactcagccttccatccttccgaggtgggtaaaatgaggacccggattgttgttgggggcaatatgctgactctgtaaaccgcttagagagggctgaaagccctatgaagcggtatataagtctaactgctattgctattactattgctatgctTAATGTCAATATGGAAAAGCCACTATCAAGTCATAAAAAAGGAAACCCATGGCACAAATATAGATAGAATACTGTAACAGATTTTCAGAAAAATCAAATAAGTGGAGCAAAgggaatatatttaaatttcagtGTCTCTTACTTTTTTGACTAataatcttttttcctttctttttacagCCAGAGCATGGACTAGGCTATATGCCatgaataatatttaaaatgtgcTCTAAATTAGTGTGCATCACTTTTTCCTGTTCTACCAAgacctcttcctttttttttgttttcacgtAATGGACAGAGTCTTAGAAAACTTTACAGAATAAAAACCCAGACATCAGTTCTTTGGTGATTTAAATGCACATTAGCAAATCTGTGTCTTGTCCTAATTCACTCCTGTTCCGCATGAGCAGAGGCTAAAAGTATCATCAGGATTGTTTGTGAAATTGTTTAAAAGCAGTAGCACATCTCTGCTTTTAATGATTTTTTCCCATCATGAGTTAAGTGTAAGCACTGTGAATGAAAGTAGTCAGGGTTAGCTGCAGGGGTTTTCTGTTCTAATTGTGTGggctcttcctcccttttttatgGTGATGCTAATTGCATTGGTTAAAGCAGCTAACCAGTTATATTCTAGCCAAGTCTAACTTAGCTGTAGCTGGACAAGCTtggttgtttgaaaaaaaatgggaacatTAAACATCCATTCACTAATAATATTGTGATTCTGCTGTCAAGTGTAAAAATCTTCCTTTCAAGAAAAAGCTTGTGACCATTTTGTATGGCTTGTCTGGAAAATCTTCTGTAAATCTTATGttttagtaaaatattttgttattctattttgCCTTTGTACAGTTTGTTTTGATgtgttctttttccccttttcaattGTGACAatcgctttttttaaaaaaacaaagctggATTGAAACTGTCTGATTTCATCAACCTAAAAGCTGTAGTATAATTTTGGATTTTTCCCCAACTTGTATTAATGCCTTACTAGTGTtcataatatttttgtttttgtgttttttaaaagcctttgATAATGTAGTAGCTTATCAGAGACTTAAATAGGTTAGATGCATCATTGATGTTATGTACATGCAGTGTAAAGTACCACTAAAGCAGGAAGCTAGCAAAACAAACAGCAATTTTGGGTGTGTATGTAACTTGTCTGTCTTGTGTTAAGTATTATCGAGTATCAGACTATACATTTAAAGATAATTTGCATCTTTAAAAAATGATCCTGTGCATAGAATTAAATCCTACATTATGGTGAATTGAGATCTTTACAGCTAGCTTTGTTAAATCTGGTTTTATCTGCAATCCTTACATTACTGTGGTTTTGCTCCATTTCTTAATTTGaaatatagaattttttttttaaaaagccatcatGTTATGATGCAAAAAAACTTCCACAGGGGCATATTTTGACCACATTTCTCACTTCCACATTTCATGGAAACTTCCTTTTCTTACCCTATGTCTTTGCCTTGACTATCTTCTCATCTTTGTGCTTTCAATGTGGCCAATGTAATGCCAGTTGCCAGGGACAATATCTGTCTTGTAGTTCAGGGGACAGTATTGAGATCCATAATTTTCCCATCATACCTGTGCTAGTATCATCTGGGATTTCTATATAGAATATGGTGTATGTATTGTGCTCTTATGTAAGATAAATATCTATTAAACTCACATTTTCAACAGACAAATGTTTTTAGTGATGGTATTGTCCCCCGAGTTGATTGCATTATAGCATAATAAAAAGTTCATATATTTTAGCAAAAGAGATTATCTTAAAACGGTTTCTCTAAAAGCTGGCATTAAAGCCATcttaaagttatatatatatattatatatatataatcttacaATCTTTACAGATGTAAATTCTTCCATATTTTGTTGATAAACATAAGCCATACATATTTGTAGTATAGTGTAATTCTAAAACTATTAGTGAAATGCATGTCTGATTTTGACAGTGCCTACTATCAAATACATTTTGCTTTAACTTGTGGTTGgatgataaataatatataatacttTTGTTTAGTTGGATATTCACATAACATATGTCTTTGTATTGTGTATTTTGACATCCCCTTTGGCATTTTTCTGATATTCAAAATACTTCTGCTGTGGATTTACACTGCTCTTCATTTATTTAAAGCATTCTTAATGGCTGAATGTTTGGTTATTACATTACTTACATTCTAAGATATAACCACTAAACTATAtttattggaaaaataaaatgctaTAAATAAAATTTGTCTTTAAAATCCCAGAAGCATTTTGACCTTAaattaattgtgaaaaatggttaatCACATCCTTAATTTTCAAATGTATTGCATAATCCAGCCAGACTTAATTATGGGTTTTATTTGAAATGTTTATAGACTGATATCAGGCATTTGCTTGTAGAACGTGCCACTAAATTCTTCTCTAAATGCATAGGCAAACTGGCTTAAGTATATTCTGTTGAAGTAAATGGAACTTAAAATACTTTACATTAtgctcccctcccttttcttgcttgtaatgaaatgctatatCTGTATTCAGGTAAGTGaatattattttgtgtgtgtgtttgtgtgtgtgtgtgtgtattctgaaTATTATGCAGAGATATATACATTGCCACCAAAAAACTATGTAGAAATGTATATACagacatctttttaaaatagaGGATAAGAGCTGCTTCAAATTTTATGACTCGTATGTTATATATTGAACTCAAACATTCTATAGGGACAAAataaatttcccccccaaaagcctCTTGTGAATTCTACCTCTAAATGTTGACAAGTGAGGTTTCAAAAAGcatagattattttattttaaatctgaatCTCATTTTATATCATCAAAAATTGCCAGGCATAAAAGACTATACACGAAGGTTCAGTTgaattgatttattgctaaaaaccCTTTGCACAGGAATCGTCTCAACTAATGGTCACCACCTAGTTAGAGTTAAATAAGGGTCAACAGCACTCAAGGGGGTGGGTGGATTTAAGTTGCTTGTGGCTAAGTAGGAATTGTAGGCTGATCCCCCtttttgaatactttatttggccaagtgtggttagacacacaaggaatttgtcttcaataTAGAAGCATTCAGTGTACTTGCAAAGCAACAGAGAGAACAATAagaacttagacttagaataactttattgtcactttgaatgtacactaatcaacatacattaaaatgaaatttcattgcatacaactctcaaagggtctccaccaaTATACACTACTGTacataaacataataaaataaatacaaaattatgcacatactcatatattatatgacatagaGAAATAACAGTAACAACACCATTAATAGCAATTGTAATAATTGATTGCACTCAGTAGAACTTGATAACTTGGTTCAAAAGacaagaaaaataatgacaacgTACCATGCTATGTACCCAAAAAGTGATATTGTTCGATTGCACTTGCCCAGATCTCAGGGTTGCAGAGGACTCTTACAGGTGAAACAAActggaagaggaaaaacatggCTTAGATGACtacataaaaaaggaaaagaacctCTGTTGAAGGAGGTGAACAAGGAAAACCTCTTGAAAATCGCTAGATTGAAAGCAGAATATTGAAAAGAAACAATTGAGCATCAAATTTCTAACTGGAAAAAGAAGTCTATGGACAGTCAATACCTGAAGGCCATTGAAGGAAAAGTAGATACAAAGCTAATATGGAGATGGTTGAGATCAGTGGTGCTAAAGAAACAAGGCTTCATTTTGGCTTCCCAAGAACAAGCCCTGTAGACCAAttccatgaaagcaaaaattaaaCATGTCAGTAAAAACAGCATATGCTACTTATGCAACAAGAGAGATGAAACCATGGATTATCTTATCAGTGGCTGCAGCAAAATCTGACAAATCTGTTTATCTACAATGTCATGATTGAGTTGCCAAAATCATATACTACAAGCTTTGCCAGGagtttgccagcaaaacagaaacaattagaaaaaataatgaaataccgtgatctgcaaattgaagttgagtgattgtgaagaaagaaaacaactgttgtaccaatagtaataggagctGTCGATCAATATCCAATGGGTTGCCTAGATGCATGGAAATGTTGATCTTTTCACGCCTGTATATTCTGACTGCAAAAAAACACCTTACTCAAACTGCCTATATACTCACACATTATTTTAACAGCTCttaggttcttggttaggacttgaactatttttaccagtcccagactgtaaattgaagattaaatctttaataaataataatagtagcaatagcaatagtaatagtaataatatttatgatgataataatattttaaaattgtataaaatacatcaacaaattgcagcttccttcaGTAACACCAGAACTGCAAAAATGGCGCtgttcggaacatcttatattttaagaaggtacttggttgatacctaggatgctggcagcaacccatatcaaccattagcaccagtcaatggcatttgtgatgcatttttgaatgttcagttggctgagtttcatgtttaatgaataacgtgtataataatataatagtaatgaTACCTAGGattgctggcagcaacctgtatcaaccaccagagccagtcaatgatatttataatgcatttttaaatgttcagttgagtttcatatttaatgaataagtttataataataataaataatacatataaaaGGGGAAAGAAGATAATTTTCACTCTGTGTCCaggttctgccattccttctcttacaaaaaatcaaaaagtccAGAAATATACTGTAGTTGGAGGTATTTGCAATTTATCTCTTTACGTTTATTAAATGAATAAGGTAATATCTGTTATCAAATTGtactttgtttttcctcttttgtcTATCCAAATTTATGGAATTAACTTACTCTAAACAGTCCTAGTAGATATGCAaagttcaattatttatttataagtagTTCAAATCTGGATACATCTGAACTGAGTTCTCTGTTGGTGTTATGCCTGATGAGAAGGATTTGATGATTCCATCATCTACAAATAGGCTCTACAAATTTGAAAAACTTAATGTTTATTTTAAGACAGTGAATTTTAAGCAAAAAGATTGAGCCCTTCACTGAATTGGGTGTGTTCCATATTGTGAttccaaaaacaaacaatatttccATTCAATCCAATAAACAGAGTTATGAATTataagattaaattaaaattatcatCTCTACTAAGCCATTCCCATACTTGCAATACTTGAGAAATGGAACTCCCTGGAGACACAGCacagcacaacacaacacacacacacacacacacacataatgctTTGCATGAATAAAGTTTTTAGCTgacaaataaacaatattttgacTATAAAGTGTAATTATGCCCTAAGGAAAATGAGGATTGGATGTTTTTAAAAGCTTATTTCTAGTGCATTGTGGTTATTATAAATGGTCTGATTTAgttaaatcatggtttatatGCATAATGTGCATTCCtatcattttatcattattttaaaatgcctgATAGGATCTGTTTGACATTTTTGCCTGTAATGTTATGACATTGAAATAAAAGGAAGAGTGATGATTCATTGTACAGTGAACTTTTCATTGGAGAATCCCCCTCTGAAAAATAAGGCTGGCATTAtcacattgatttttgtttcttttgcacAAATATTCAAAAATGTAGCAAACAGTTGGAAATTTGACAAATGTTGGACATGCCAAAGGAAGAGGGATTAATTTATTCACACCAACCTCTTTTAAGCTGTCAAGAGCAGGGCTTTAAAATGACTGTAACTCCCTCTGATGCTTCTGTCAAAAGTACACTCTCCAATTAAAGAGAGAAGCCATGTTGGCATTAGCAATTCACCATATGCCCTTTTCTTGTGCCCTCCCAAATAGGCAAATTAGAATGCCAGCCTAGCCCCAAGTTTAAGCAGCAGGTTTCCTTGATAGAAGCTGGCTCCTATGCTTTCTACTTGGcatttctgttggaagaaatggctTAGTTCATCAGGGAAATCAGCTGTTTTAAGGTCAGGCCTTTCTATGAACAGTTGGTAAAAGTTTAGTAGTTTTTATATAACACTTCTTTTTGTGTTGCTTTCTGTTATCGGCTTACGTTTACCTTTTCCCCTTGCCTTTCCCTGTTAAAACCTTTATACTCATCTAGCAGGAAGTGAAAATATTATCTGGTAAGGCTTACTCCCAAGAAGGCTGGGTTTTCCCTTcacatatatgtatgtgaaaGAAATATCAATTACCTTTTTAATCAGTTGAAGAATCATGACCTGTTTATAGTAGTAATTCACTGGGATTCATATTTAATGACTATTTTATGGTTGGCAACATAAAATACACTTGATTTGTTGGAAGCCACAATTTGATTTGATGCTGAAACATGTGTGATTTGTCATTATTACTCAGACCAGTTTTGTTGTATTTGAAACTAAAGTTTGTACATAAATCAATTTAAATGATAACAAAGGGTTGTAACTTGTGGTACCATGATTGGATTTTCTACTGGATTCTGAAGCATTTAAAGTTGTGAAGACCCTCTTGTGTAAATTCAGATTGTTATCCCTCTTACCATATTTGCTTTCAGTTTGAAAAAGGATTAAGGTTCAGAATGTTCTGTGGAAAGTCTGTTACCTTCGGATGTCATCTTTATAAGGCCATCATATAAGAAGAGGACTGAACAAAGCATGTTTAGGGGATTTGTGTGTTGCATAAACTCCATTAGGTTTATTTGTAAAATGAAGAGTTACTTGAGTTCTCAAATAGCTTTATATTCTTGTTGAATATGAATATGACAAAGGGGAGTCCATGGCTTAATATCAATACCATTTTCTTACCTTATTTTACTGTTTCATAAAGAAAACTATTTAGAGTTGTCAATCCTTAATCTTGAGCCCAAAAAGTAGAACAAGGAAGTTTATATCACAATGTTTCTTCATGCTATGCTGCAGTGCATGATAAATTGTAGGGATAACTTTGCTTTTTAATGCTCAAAACAATTTTTGTTCTCAATGCATGAAGAAAACTTGAATATTCAGAAGCAACATGAGCCGAGAAGTATTTCTACAAATCATCTTGGCTAGGAATTCTTGAAGGCAAAAGAATATTTCAGTGAAAGCTTCTTTACTACTGCTCCAGTTGTCATATTGAATTTTGCTTATAAGCATAAttgttaacatattttttttcttcacctgGGGACCTTCCTATTTAATTGGGTGGTCCACCTGAGTTCATAATCTGGTGAGTAGGACAGTTCTTCACAAGAAGTCTAAGTGATTGACATTGGTATGTGCAGCTGACATGAGCAGTGTTTTATATTATTCCTAAAAATTCTTTACAGTACTCTACAAAACTGGACAAACAGTAGCTAATGAAAGCTAAGTAATGACTGACAAGCTGAAAGGACTAGTCCATATAGCTATCCTACAAAAATCCATTAAAGGCTTATGATTCTAGTGTTGTTGATGTTGCAGGCTCTCAAGTGAATGGTGATATCTATGAGAGTAGGCTTGTTTCTGTGTGGCAGTATGCTTATTGTGTAGCTAATGATAGTGTGAAGCCAAATAATGTAGCTTTCTGGTTCCTAGGGTATACTTCAAGTATATTCCAAGTACCTTGTATATTATTAGCTTGCATATACATGGTATGTAAAAATCTCCAAGCTAACTTCTTGAGGCCATGATCTCTGCACCAATCTCTTGTGGAGATTGTCATAATTTTTACTTTTGATTATTTTTGGCGATGATTTTTGATATGTTTGCAAGTTTCAGCCATCAGCATCGGAGCTGCTTTATTTCCTCCAGAATTTTCAGCCATATATGCATTCTGTTATGTATATACTTCTATAATGGTAGGAACAACTAGTTGATGTAAATGAGAACAGACTCATGGCACTGTCTTCGGGaagtgtttattttttatttgaggTTTCTTTCAGATATAAAAAGTCAAAATTCTTACATCAGTCTTTAAAAGAAAGCCATGCTCAGCTCAAAACGTTTACAACTTGAATTGTGTTTTCTCTTTGTGTATGTGCACTTTCAGGAGCACATTGAACAATTGTTTCAAACATTTTAATAGCTTTGGTAGCTTGCAGTAAACAtgaggttttatttttttgtttcttgttgCCTCTTACACTGCTTATAAGATATGTTCCCAACTACTTATTCTCTATAACAAACTTTTGTACATGAAGATCCAAATCAATTTCCATTCTTCCGAGAGACCAAATGCATGTCACTAAAGAGCAAGTTTTGATCTATATCCTCATTCCACAAGAATATTTCAATACTTTGACAATTTACAGAAAACTATGCTGTTTTTATTAATTATAAAAGGTTTTATCTTGAAAGAGGTCTTTCCTGTTACATCTGACAAACCTATTGCCATGCCTATACCTGCAAATTAGTACAGTACAGCTAAGGGTTTCTTTGGACTCAGTTTAGAAGAGGTGCTTTGTAACACAAGCTGAACACTTGTTTGGCAGCCATATATTTTTCCTAAACCAATTTCAAAGCACTGCACAGCCTGTAAATTATAGAATTAAAGAATGTTGAACTTTATTCAATGAACTTGTAAATTCAAGAAATTGAACGATGGATATTTCTTATCCTGTGTATCATGTTTCAAGAGAGATATCAGAAATCTGAGGAAgatgtaattattttaaattgcatAGGCTAAAGAGATCTGTACATCAGTGTAACTGTGGCACGGCAGCCTGAAGTATTTATAAGCACTCACTTTTGATTTAGTTAGCATAAACTGTACATTTTTACATAGCATATAa
This genomic interval from Thamnophis elegans isolate rThaEle1 chromosome 7, rThaEle1.pri, whole genome shotgun sequence contains the following:
- the UBE2N gene encoding ubiquitin-conjugating enzyme E2 N; the encoded protein is MAGLPRRIIKETQRLLAEPVPGIKAEPDESNARYFHVVIAGPQDSPFEGGTFKLELFLPEEYPMAAPKVRFMTKIYHPNVDKLGRICLDILKDKWSPALQIRTVLLSIQALLSAPNPDDPLANDVAEQWKTNEVQAIETARAWTRLYAMNNI